The Bubalus bubalis isolate 160015118507 breed Murrah chromosome 1, NDDB_SH_1, whole genome shotgun sequence genome includes a region encoding these proteins:
- the POFUT2 gene encoding GDP-fucose protein O-fucosyltransferase 2 isoform X1, whose product MAALAVVFLLLWAASWPSASAFGEEFWPGQSAADILSGAASRRRYLLYDVNPPEGFNLRRDVYIRIASLLKTLLKTEEWVLVLPPWGRLYHWQSPDIHQVRIPWSDFFDLPSLNRNIPVIEYEQFIAESGGPFIDQVYVLQGYAEGWKEGAWEEKIDSRPCLEPPLYSQDKHEYYRGWFWGYEETRGLNVSCLSVQGSASIIAPVLLRNTSARSVMLDRAENLLHDHYGGKEYWDTRRSMVFARHLRAVGDEFRSRYLNSTDVADGIPFEEDWTQMKSWRSCGGCCLRWCGSNPRGRSWSSTRMGAWPSWTSGSVRMPGFLSAHQSPRSPFEFTRRGRSWAWTPRQHTTGSAGTRRRRVSSLLIGGLRTEPTRLPEDTCALPDLRLGTRGAALCTASAWLSLSEPAPLHPQDLGCFHLGSIRKHVSAASEAPGDAAEVLASPY is encoded by the exons ATGGCGGCGCTTGCCGTCGTCTTCCTGCTGCTCTGGGCGGCATCCTGGCCGTCGGCCTCGGCCTTCGGCGAAGAGTTCTGGCCTGGCCAGTCGGCAGCCGACATCCTGTCGGGGGCGGCGTCCCGCAGACG GTACCTTCTGTACGATGTCAACCCCCCCGAGGGCTTCAACCTCCGCAGAGATGTCTACATCCGCATCGCCTCCCTCCTGAAGACTCTGCTGAAGACGGAGGAGTGGGTGCTGGTGCTGCCCCCCTGGGGCCGCCTCTACCACTGGCAGAGCCCTGACATTCACCAGGTCCGGATTCCCTGGTCTGACTTCTTTGACCTTCCAAGTCTCAACAGAAACATCCCCGTCATTGAGTACGAGCAGTTCATCGCAG AGTCTGGCGGGCCCTTCATCGACCAGGTCTACGTCCTGCAAGGCTACGCGGAAGGCTGGAAGGAGGGGGCCTGGGAAGAGAAGATTGACAGCCGGCCCTGCCTCGAGCCACCGCTGTACTCTCAGGACAAGCACGAGTATTACAG AGGATGGTTTTGGGGTTACGAAGAGACGAGGGGTTTAAACGTttcctgtctgtctgtccagGGATCGGCCTCCATCATCGCGCCTGTACTATTGAGAAACACGTCTGCACG GTCTGTGATGTTGGACCGAGCCGAGAACCTCCTCCACGACCACTACGGTGGGAAGGAGTATTGGGAT ACCCGGCGCAGCATGGTGTTCGCCAGGCACCTGCGGGCAGTAGGGGATGAGTTCAGGAGCAGGTACCTCAACTCCACAGACGTGGCCGATGGAATCCCCTTTGAGGAGGACTGGACCCAGATGAAG AGCTGGAGGAGTTGCGGAGGCTGCTGCCTGAGATGGTGCGGTTCGAACCCACGTGGGAGGAGCTGGAGCTCTACAAGGATGGGGGCGTGGCCATCGTGGACCAGTGGATCTGTGCGCATGCCCG GTTTTTTATCGGCACATCAGTCTCCACGTTCTCCTTTCGAATTCACGAGGAGAGGGAGATCCTGGGCTTGGACCCCAAGACAACATACAACCGGTTCTGCGGGGACGAGGAGAAGGCGTGTGAGCAGCCTACTCATTGGAGGATTGCGTACTGAGCCCACACGGCTGCCCGAGGACACGTGTGCCCTCCCGGACCTCAGGCTGGGGACCCGCGGAGCGGCGCTGTGCACCGCCTCGGCCTGGTTGTCTCTCTCTGAGCCGGCACCTCTGCATCCCCAGgacttgggttgctttcactTGGGATCCATCCGGAAGCACGTGTCTGCAGCCAGCGAGGCCCCCGGTGATGCCGCGGAGGTTCTGGCTTCTCCCTACTGA
- the POFUT2 gene encoding GDP-fucose protein O-fucosyltransferase 2 isoform X2: protein MAALAVVFLLLWAASWPSASAFGEEFWPGQSAADILSGAASRRRYLLYDVNPPEGFNLRRDVYIRIASLLKTLLKTEEWVLVLPPWGRLYHWQSPDIHQVRIPWSDFFDLPSLNRNIPVIEYEQFIAESGGPFIDQVYVLQGYAEGWKEGAWEEKIDSRPCLEPPLYSQDKHEYYRGWFWGYEETRGLNVSCLSVQGSASIIAPVLLRNTSARSVMLDRAENLLHDHYGGKEYWDTRRSMVFARHLRAVGDEFRSRYLNSTDVADGIPFEEDWTQMKVKLGSSLGGPYLGVHLRRKDFIWGHREDVPSLDGAVRKIRSLMKAHQLDKVFVATDAVRKELEELRRLLPEMVRFEPTWEELELYKDGGVAIVDQWICAHARFFIGTSVSTFSFRIHEEREILGLDPKTTYNRFCGDEEKACEQPTHWRIAY, encoded by the exons ATGGCGGCGCTTGCCGTCGTCTTCCTGCTGCTCTGGGCGGCATCCTGGCCGTCGGCCTCGGCCTTCGGCGAAGAGTTCTGGCCTGGCCAGTCGGCAGCCGACATCCTGTCGGGGGCGGCGTCCCGCAGACG GTACCTTCTGTACGATGTCAACCCCCCCGAGGGCTTCAACCTCCGCAGAGATGTCTACATCCGCATCGCCTCCCTCCTGAAGACTCTGCTGAAGACGGAGGAGTGGGTGCTGGTGCTGCCCCCCTGGGGCCGCCTCTACCACTGGCAGAGCCCTGACATTCACCAGGTCCGGATTCCCTGGTCTGACTTCTTTGACCTTCCAAGTCTCAACAGAAACATCCCCGTCATTGAGTACGAGCAGTTCATCGCAG AGTCTGGCGGGCCCTTCATCGACCAGGTCTACGTCCTGCAAGGCTACGCGGAAGGCTGGAAGGAGGGGGCCTGGGAAGAGAAGATTGACAGCCGGCCCTGCCTCGAGCCACCGCTGTACTCTCAGGACAAGCACGAGTATTACAG AGGATGGTTTTGGGGTTACGAAGAGACGAGGGGTTTAAACGTttcctgtctgtctgtccagGGATCGGCCTCCATCATCGCGCCTGTACTATTGAGAAACACGTCTGCACG GTCTGTGATGTTGGACCGAGCCGAGAACCTCCTCCACGACCACTACGGTGGGAAGGAGTATTGGGAT ACCCGGCGCAGCATGGTGTTCGCCAGGCACCTGCGGGCAGTAGGGGATGAGTTCAGGAGCAGGTACCTCAACTCCACAGACGTGGCCGATGGAATCCCCTTTGAGGAGGACTGGACCCAGATGAAG GTCAAGCTGGGCTCCTCGCTGGGGGGCCCATACCTGGGCGTCCACCTGAGGAGGAAAGACTTCATCTGGGGGCACAGGGAGGACGTGCCCAGCCTGGACGGGGCCGTGCGGAAGATCCGCAGCCTCATGAAGGCCCACCAGCTGGACAAGGTGTTCGTGGCCACAGATGCCGTCAGGAAGG AGCTGGAGGAGTTGCGGAGGCTGCTGCCTGAGATGGTGCGGTTCGAACCCACGTGGGAGGAGCTGGAGCTCTACAAGGATGGGGGCGTGGCCATCGTGGACCAGTGGATCTGTGCGCATGCCCG GTTTTTTATCGGCACATCAGTCTCCACGTTCTCCTTTCGAATTCACGAGGAGAGGGAGATCCTGGGCTTGGACCCCAAGACAACATACAACCGGTTCTGCGGGGACGAGGAGAAGGCGTGTGAGCAGCCTACTCATTGGAGGATTGCGTACTGA